A window of the Lactuca sativa cultivar Salinas chromosome 5, Lsat_Salinas_v11, whole genome shotgun sequence genome harbors these coding sequences:
- the LOC111877183 gene encoding protein DETOXIFICATION 46, chloroplastic-like isoform X1, with protein MSIAHSSSEISLSPSLSLSLSFTSIQFGDHMHLLPPYQLHVVARFMMIEALKDKGYNGYDIAIPSLTELLQIFKFVAPVFIVMMSKVAFYSLLVYFSTSMGLQIIVAHQAVKLFYKLHTHLCQNLFMLLNESLKGTNIVKFINDYWFIIWISISCYWNNCSMERSHWIARKELQDLRYEFYTP; from the exons ATGTCCATCGCACATTCATCATCGGAGATATCTCTctctcc ctctctctctctctctctctcttttacatCGATCCAATTTGGTGACCACATGCATCTCCTTCCTCCATATCAACTGCAT GTTGTTGCAAGGTTTATGATGATTGAAGCTCTAAAAGACAAAGGGTATAATGGGTATGACATTGCTATCCCTTCACTTACTGAACTTCTACAAATATTCAAATTTGTTGCTCCTGTTTTCATAGTGATGATGTCAAAGGTCGCATTCTATTCGTTACTTGTCTACTTTTCCACATCAATGGGATTACAAATTATTGTTGCACATCAG GCGGTGAAACTCTTTTACAAACTGCACACTCATTTATGCCAGAACTTATTTATGCTGCTAAATGAGTCTCTCAAAG GTACAAATATTGTTAAATTCATTAATGATTATTGGTTCATCATTTGGATTAGTATTAGCTGCTACTGGAACAATTGTTCAATG GAAAGAAGCCATTGGATAGCAAGGAAGGAGCTCCAAGATTTGAGATATGAGTTTTACACCCCTTGA
- the LOC111877183 gene encoding uncharacterized protein LOC111877183 isoform X2, whose product MSIAHSSSEISLSPSLSLSLSFTSIQFGDHMHLLPPYQLHVVARFMMIEALKDKGYNGYDIAIPSLTELLQIFKFVAPVFIVMMSKVAFYSLLVYFSTSMGLQIIVAHQAVKLFYKLHTHLCQNLFMLLNESLKAHFGDLVSIVEGKKPLDSKEGAPRFEI is encoded by the exons ATGTCCATCGCACATTCATCATCGGAGATATCTCTctctcc ctctctctctctctctctctcttttacatCGATCCAATTTGGTGACCACATGCATCTCCTTCCTCCATATCAACTGCAT GTTGTTGCAAGGTTTATGATGATTGAAGCTCTAAAAGACAAAGGGTATAATGGGTATGACATTGCTATCCCTTCACTTACTGAACTTCTACAAATATTCAAATTTGTTGCTCCTGTTTTCATAGTGATGATGTCAAAGGTCGCATTCTATTCGTTACTTGTCTACTTTTCCACATCAATGGGATTACAAATTATTGTTGCACATCAG GCGGTGAAACTCTTTTACAAACTGCACACTCATTTATGCCAGAACTTATTTATGCTGCTAAATGAGTCTCTCAAAG CTCATTTTGGTGATTTGGTGTCAATTGTGGAAGGAAAGAAGCCATTGGATAGCAAGGAAGGAGCTCCAAGATTTGAGATATGA
- the LOC111877183 gene encoding protein DETOXIFICATION 46, chloroplastic-like isoform X4 encodes MSIAHSSSEISLSPSLSLSLSFTSIQFGDHMHLLPPYQLHVVARFMMIEALKDKGYNGYDIAIPSLTELLQIFKFVAPVFIVMMSKVAFYSLLVYFSTSMGLQIIVAHQAVKLFYKLHTHLCQNLFMLLNESLKGKKPLDSKEGAPRFEI; translated from the exons ATGTCCATCGCACATTCATCATCGGAGATATCTCTctctcc ctctctctctctctctctctcttttacatCGATCCAATTTGGTGACCACATGCATCTCCTTCCTCCATATCAACTGCAT GTTGTTGCAAGGTTTATGATGATTGAAGCTCTAAAAGACAAAGGGTATAATGGGTATGACATTGCTATCCCTTCACTTACTGAACTTCTACAAATATTCAAATTTGTTGCTCCTGTTTTCATAGTGATGATGTCAAAGGTCGCATTCTATTCGTTACTTGTCTACTTTTCCACATCAATGGGATTACAAATTATTGTTGCACATCAG GCGGTGAAACTCTTTTACAAACTGCACACTCATTTATGCCAGAACTTATTTATGCTGCTAAATGAGTCTCTCAAAG GAAAGAAGCCATTGGATAGCAAGGAAGGAGCTCCAAGATTTGAGATATGA
- the LOC111877183 gene encoding protein DETOXIFICATION 46, chloroplastic-like isoform X3, whose protein sequence is MHLLPPYQLHVVARFMMIEALKDKGYNGYDIAIPSLTELLQIFKFVAPVFIVMMSKVAFYSLLVYFSTSMGLQIIVAHQAVKLFYKLHTHLCQNLFMLLNESLKGTNIVKFINDYWFIIWISISCYWNNCSMERSHWIARKELQDLRYEFYTP, encoded by the exons ATGCATCTCCTTCCTCCATATCAACTGCAT GTTGTTGCAAGGTTTATGATGATTGAAGCTCTAAAAGACAAAGGGTATAATGGGTATGACATTGCTATCCCTTCACTTACTGAACTTCTACAAATATTCAAATTTGTTGCTCCTGTTTTCATAGTGATGATGTCAAAGGTCGCATTCTATTCGTTACTTGTCTACTTTTCCACATCAATGGGATTACAAATTATTGTTGCACATCAG GCGGTGAAACTCTTTTACAAACTGCACACTCATTTATGCCAGAACTTATTTATGCTGCTAAATGAGTCTCTCAAAG GTACAAATATTGTTAAATTCATTAATGATTATTGGTTCATCATTTGGATTAGTATTAGCTGCTACTGGAACAATTGTTCAATG GAAAGAAGCCATTGGATAGCAAGGAAGGAGCTCCAAGATTTGAGATATGAGTTTTACACCCCTTGA